TTTAAGAAAGTTACTATATAGCTCTTTCAGATTTTTCTCAGGACGGTACTTTTTTAATCCTGATGAATCCCTTATTATTTTCCTTCCTTCTTCTATACTTTTTATCCCGCCTTTTGCATAAGCCTGCATTGTTACATTCCCCAGAACAGTTGCTTCCACAGGCCCTGCAATAACAGATATTTCTGCTGCATCTGAAGTAAGCTGGTTCAGATACTCATTCTGTGATCCTCCGCCTATTATATTCAGTCCTTTTATCTTTAAACCGCTTAATTCCTCAAGTTCTTTCAAAGTTTTCGCATAAAGAAAAGCCAGACTGTAAAATATGAGCTTCCCAAACTGCCCGATATTTTCCGGTGCTTTTTGATTAGTCTCAATGCAGTAATCGCATATTGCATCTTTCATACTCTCAGGATTCAAAAATCTCTCATTATTAGGATTAATAAGTGATATAAATTCCTTTTCCTCTTTAGCAAGCTTTACTATTTCAGAAAATGAAAACTCATCGTTATATTCTTTTTTCACTCTCTGAATCAGCCATAATCCCATTATATTTTTCAAAAATCTTGATTTTTTCTCTATTACACTTGCTTCATTTGTAAAATTCAGTTCATAGGATTTTTCACTTATAATATAGTCGCTTTCTATTCCCATGAGAGACCATGTTCCGGAACTTATATATGCCGCTGTCCCTTCTTTTTCCAAATGCGGTACTGCTGCAATGGCCGATGCCGTGTCATGTGTCCCCGGCAGTATTACGTTCAGCCTTTTTATCCCAAGTTCCTTCTGTACTTCACTGCTGATATTCCCTACAATATCTCCGGCTTTTCCCAGCTTCGTATTTTTTATTTTCTCAAAGCCTGTTATTTTCAATATTTCATCATCCCAGAATCCTGTTTTATAATTCATCATCTGTGTGGTAGATACATTTGTTATTTCATTTATCTTTTTACCTGTAAGAAGATAATTCAGATAGTCTGGTATCATCAGAAAAGTTTCTGCTTTTTCTAGCAGGCTTTTATCTTTCAGTTTCAATGAATACAGCTGAAATAAAGTATTAAACTCCATAAACTGAATCCCTGTTTTTTCATAAATCTTTTCTTTTGCAAGAATCCCGAAAACTTTTTCCATCATGCCGTTTGTTCGTGAATCCCTGTAAGAAACAGGCCTTCCAAGTATCTTGTCATTACTGTCCAAAAGTATAAAATCCACTCCCCAGGTATCTATTCCTATACTCAGGTCTTCTTGCCTGTTTTCTTTGAAGTATTTTTTCAAGCCTGACATTATCGAACCATAAATTTTCTCAATATCCCAAAAATAGGTATTTTCTTCGTATTTTAGATATTCATCAAATCTGTATATTTCTTTCAGTTCTATTTTCTTATTAATCAGTACAGCTTCAAATATTCTGCCGCTCGAAGCTCCTATATCCACT
This genomic stretch from Sebaldella sp. S0638 harbors:
- the rhaB gene encoding rhamnulokinase; amino-acid sequence: MEKYLAVDIGASSGRIFEAVLINKKIELKEIYRFDEYLKYEENTYFWDIEKIYGSIMSGLKKYFKENRQEDLSIGIDTWGVDFILLDSNDKILGRPVSYRDSRTNGMMEKVFGILAKEKIYEKTGIQFMEFNTLFQLYSLKLKDKSLLEKAETFLMIPDYLNYLLTGKKINEITNVSTTQMMNYKTGFWDDEILKITGFEKIKNTKLGKAGDIVGNISSEVQKELGIKRLNVILPGTHDTASAIAAVPHLEKEGTAAYISSGTWSLMGIESDYIISEKSYELNFTNEASVIEKKSRFLKNIMGLWLIQRVKKEYNDEFSFSEIVKLAKEEKEFISLINPNNERFLNPESMKDAICDYCIETNQKAPENIGQFGKLIFYSLAFLYAKTLKELEELSGLKIKGLNIIGGGSQNEYLNQLTSDAAEISVIAGPVEATVLGNVTMQAYAKGGIKSIEEGRKIIRDSSGLKKYRPEKNLKELYSNFLKLC